AACAGAAAATATTATGATGGCCGCTGCTTTGGCAGAGGGAACCACATTAATCGAAAATGCGGCAGAAGAGCCGGAGATCGTTGATTTGGCGAACTTCCTGAACAGAATGGGAGCAAAAATCCGCGGTGCGGGTACAGGTTCGATCCGCATCGAAGGCGTGGAAAAGATGAAGGGTTGCACACATTGTGTCATTCCTGACCGCATTGAAGCAGGAACTTTCATGGTTGCTGCAGCGATTACCGGTGGGGATGTCTTTGTGGAAGGTGCGATTTGCGATCATCTCAAATCCGTGACCGCCAAGCTTCGTGAAATGGGCGTGGACATTGAGGAGCAAGAAAACGGCATTCGTGTACGCCGCACAGGCCCACTGAAAGCAGTTGACCTCAAAACACTGCCATACCCGGGCTTCCCGACAGATATGCAGTCGCAAATGATGGCGCTATTGCTGGTTTCAGAAGGAACGAGCATTGTGACAGAAACAGTATTTGAGAACCGCTTCATGCACGTGGAAGAGTTCCGACGCATGAATGCGAACATCAAGATCGAAGGCCGCAGTGCCATCGTCGAAGGTGGTTCCAAGCTGACAGGCAGCAAGGTAGCCGCAACTGACTTGCGTGCGGGTGCAGCACTTGTACTGGCTGGGCTCGTATCGGAGGGAGAGACTGAGGTTTCTGCTCTGCACCATATTGACCGTGGCTACGTGAACTTCACGGAAAAGCTGCTGGCTTTGGGAGCAGATGTAGAACGCGTGGTTCCAGAAGAAAAGGCTCGTGAAAAAGCAGTTTCCGAAACCATCAAAGTAAGCTTCTCTCCTAATTTTGCTTGATAAATGCGTCAACCATATGGCAAAACGAAAGATTCTCTGCGTATGCAGGGGATCTTTTTTCGTTCTCTCGACTCTCTCATTCTCTCGTTCTACTGCTCTGTTGCCGAACATAGACTTTAGTAGGTTAGGTAAGACTGTTCGTGTCTAGTACGTAACGGGGAGGATCTCTTGCATGAAACGCTACCTACTCATGTGGTTTATCGCTTTGCCGATCTTGCTCGTCCTGATGCCTGCTGCTCTGGTCTTTTGGTTTTCACCTGCAATTAGCCCTGTCAGTCAGCCTACTGTGGCCGTCTCGGAGCCTGCCATACCAGCGATGAAGGAATCCGTTTCCTCTCTGCCGGTAAAGGTATACCGTACAGAAAAAAAGGCCGTGGAAACATTGCCGCTAGAAACGTATATTACGGGAGTCGTAGCGGCGGAAATGCCAGCCGAGTTCGAGCTGGAGGCTTTAAAAGCGCAGGCATTGGCGGCCAGGACCTATATCGTGCGTCGATTAAAAGAGGGCAAGTTTGAGGATGTGCCATCAGGCGGTCAGGTCTTGGATACGGTGCAGCATCAGGTCTATATGGATGAAAAGCAGCGGCGTGAGCGTTGGAAAGACCAGTACGAATGGAAAAACAAACGCATCCAGCAAGCAGTGATGGCGACAGCAGGGGTTATCCTGACCTACCAGAACCAGCCCATTGACGCGACGTTTTTTTCCACCAGTAATGGTTTTACAGAGAACTCGGATGAATATTGGGAAAAGCCCATTCCTTATTTGAAGAGCGTTGCGAGTCCATGGGATATTCAATCTCCTCGCTATGAGGAAACGGTCGTCATGTCCACTGCGGAGCTGGAAAAAAATTTGGGCGTCAAGCTCACGCAGGAGGCCTCTACCAATGGTTCCTGGTATCGGATCGAGTCGCATACAACCGGAAATCGCGTAGGAACCATCAGTATTGGTGGCAAGGAATTTACAGGAAGAGAGTTTCGTGAAAAGCTCAATTTGAATTCTTCTTCCTTTACGTTGGACTTGCGCGGCAATCAGGTTTTCATTACGACCAAAGGATACGGTCATGGTGTCGGGATGAGCCAGTGGGGAGCAAATGGTATGGCCAAAAGTGGCAAAAGCGCGGAGCAAATCGTCAAGCACTTCTATCAAGGAATTAGTCTGCAAGTGTATTCAAGAGTGATCCCAGCGTAAAAGAAAAGCAAATTTTTACTTTTCCCTACTCTCTCAGGTTTATACGCTAAAATTCTGGCGATACTGAGGGATGAGGTGATGAATAAAATGGAAGATCAAAAAAATCAACCAATTCCATTCAAGAAGGCAAGTTCTTGGAAAAAAGTTTTGGGCAAGAAATGGGCGTTTCCTGCAATCTACATCGGCACCGCAGCAATCATTCTCGCTTTTGTGATGTGGTATCAGGGCAATGTCATGAACACGGTATCCAAAATGACGAGTGGCCCAGATGGAGTGGCAGTGACAACTCCTGCAGCTCCTAAGACAACAACACCGCAAAACGAAGAAGCGGTACCTGCTACAAGTGGCGTACAACCACTCGCTTGGCCAGTAGGAAAAGGCGTACAGTACAATGTGGGCATGAACTACTACGATGAGAAAGCCTCCAAGGATAATCAGCAAAAAGCATTGGTGAGCTTCGACAACACCTTCTATCCGCACACTGGTATTGACCTCGTATCCACGGATGGAAAGAGCTTTGATGTCATCGCAGCTCTTGCGGGTAAAGTAGTAAAAGTGGTGAACGATCCACTTGTCGGCAACGAGATTGAGATTGAGCACGCAGACAAAATGATTACGGTATATCAAAGTCTGGAGGGCGTAACAGTCAAACCAGGCGATGAAGTCACACAAGGTCAAGTAATCGGGTCTGCTGGACGCAACACCTTTGAAAAAGACGCTGGCGCACATCTTCACTTTGAAGTTCGCATGGATAACAAGCCTGTCAATCCAGAGCAATATTTGATTCAGGCTGAAACGGAAGTAAAAAATCAATAACCAATGAATGTAGAAAAACACCTGCAAAATACAACAATTGCGGGTGTTTTTTTGCGTGTAGTACAAACTGTTGAAAAAAGATGCGGCCGTGCTGGCTTGTCAGGCTTGGAAACGTAGAATATGTGTCCCTACGCACCCATATATTGTATCAGACAATGTAGATACAAGGAGGCGAGTAATGTGCACGACTACATCAAAGAGCGGACCATCAAAATCGGCCGATATATTGTAGAGACAAGAAATACGGTTCGGATGATCGCTAAAGAGTTCGGTGTTTCGAAAAGTACTGTGCACAAGGACTTGACTGAGCGGCTACCTGAGATAAATCCAGAGTTGGCGAACCAAGTTAAGGAAATTTTGGAATACCACAAAGCCATCAGACATCTTCGGGGAGGCGAAGCGACCAAAATCAAGTACAAACGGCGTAGTAAAAAAGTACGAGTAGAACAGGAGGAGAGTGTGTAAGAAAGAATTTCCTTGTCCTCTCACGTAGAAGAGCCTATGATATTAGGTAGAAATGTAACTGGTAATCAGGGAGGACCTTTCATGTTTGGCAAAGATATCGGAATCGACTTGGGCACGGCCAATGTCTTGGTTTTTGTAAAAGGCAAGGGAATTGTCCTAGACGAACCATCTGTCGTGGCAATAGATAGTAAAACCAGAAAAGTTTTGGCCGTGGGAAATGAAGCCTATCGCATGGTAGGCCGCACCCCAGGGAATATCGTAGCGATCCGACCTTTGCGAGAAGGGGTTATCGCGGATTTTGAAATCACAGAGGCAATGCTGAAGCACTTCTTAAACAAAATTGGTGGAAAGAGCATGTTTGCCCGTCCGCGTATTTTGATTTGCTGCCCGACTAACATTACGTCTGTTGAGCAAAAGGCAATTCGCGAAGCAGCTGAGCGCAGCGGTGGAGCAAGAGAAGTATTTATCGAAGAAGAACCGAAAGTTGCCGCAGTTGGGGCAGGTATGGACATTTTTCAGCCGTCCGGTAATATGGTAGTGGATATCGGTGGGGGAACGACCGATGTAGCGGTATTGTCGATGGGCGATATTGTCACGTCTTCCTCCATTAAAATAGCGGGCGATACATTCGATGTGGCTATTATGCGGTACATAAAAAATAAATACAAATTGCTGATTGGTGAGCGCACGGCTGAAGATATCAAGGTTCAGATTGGAACCGTATCCGGCGGACGCCAGGACGAAATGGATATTCGTGGTCGAGACATGGTAAGCGGCTTGCCGCAAACGATTACCATTCGCTCCACTGAAGTCCAGGAAGCCCTGGCTGAGTCGGTGAGTGCGATTGTACAAGCCTCAAAATCTGTTTTAGAACGAACACCTCCGGAGCTTTCTGCCGATATAATTGATAAGGGTGTTTTCCTGACCGGTGGCGGCGCATTATTGCACGGTATTGACGAGATTCTGGCAGAGGAGCTGAAGGTTCCTGTGCTGGTAGCGGACGAGCCTATGATGTGCGTTGCAAAAGGAACAGGAATGATGCTGGACTATTTGGACAAGATGCCGGCTCACTCGAATAAGCGATTATTCAGGGGGTAAGATTTAAGTGATCAGAGGCTTGTATACGTCTGCATCTGGCATGCTGGCTTTGCAGAACAGGCAAGAATCGCTGGCGAACAATTTAGCAAATATCAATACACCCGGGTTCAAACAGGACGTGGGTGTCATGCGTGCATTTCCGGAGCAGTTGCTCTCACGCATGAATGATCATGAGGGACTGGATGTTCCGGGCATCCCTACTATGCCTGGACAGCCTGCCATTATCGGACGCTTGCACACCGGAGTATACATGTCCGAGGCGCTACCGAATTTTGCGCAGGGGGATATTGAAGAGACACGCAATCCGTATGATCTTGCGTTGATGGACAATATTCAGCCAGATCAGAATGGCAATGAGCGGAGATTGTTTTACAGTGTGGCGCGGATTGAACAAGCAAATTTGGCACAGCCTGCACAGCAAGAGGATATCCGCTATACGAGAAATGGTAACTGGAGCGTCAATTCGGAAGGTTACTTGGTGACAGCGGAAGGGTACTATGTGCTGGATAGTTCCAATCAGGCGATTCGTATTAATCATGATCCCGCACTCGGTACCAATGTCGGTCAAAACCTGAAGATTAACGAGCGTGGCGAAATGATGCAGGTTACCATTGATCCAATTACAAAAGAAGAACAGTATACGGCGCTTCCTACTCATGCTAGATTGGGACTTGCGGTGGTAACCGATCCTCAGAAGCTTGTACGTGAAGGAACGAATGTTTTCCGATTTGAAGGCGACATAGCGGTAGAGGGGATTGATTTGGCAGAAGCCAACGATCAGGCTGCTCTAGCAGCAGGTACGTACAATACCCCTATGGTCGAAGGACGCTTCGGTACACAGCAGGGCTGGCGTGAACGATCGAATGTAGACCCATCTCAAACCATGACGAGTATGATGAGTGTGCTTCGCGCCTATGAAGCGAACCAACGGGTGATTACCACGATTGACGGTACGCTGGAAAAGGCTGCTAATGAAATTGGTCGGGTTAATGGATAATAGGAGGTAGGAAAGATGCAGTCGCTTAATATTTCTACATCAGCTATGCGCGGTATTCAGCAAGCGTTGGACAATACAGCCAACAACCTGTCGAACATTGATACGATTGGGTACAAGCGCAGGGTAGCATCGTTTTCCGAGCTTCTCACAGACTCAATGAATGAGCAGCCGGCAGCGGATAACAAAAATCGTAATTCACCAGTGGGGATAAGAATCGGTAGCGGAGCGCATCTTGCCATGACCAAGCTGGATCTCGGTCAAGGCAGTCTCAAGCAGACAGATGTGCCAACAGATGTCGCGATTGAAGGAGATGGCTATTTTTTGGTCACTCGTAAAATCAAAGATGCGAATAACGTCACCGTGGATGAAGAAAGTCGCTTTACGCGTAATGGCTCCTTTAAGCTCAGTTTTGATCAGGATGAGAATGGATACGTATTGCACACCAGTTCAGGTCATATATTGACAGATGATAGTGGTACGAATATCGTATTCCCGGAGCCAGTAAAAAACATCTCGATTTCTCCTGATGGTGCTTTTTCTGCGGATGGAATGCCAGCACCTGTAAAAATTGGTGTATGGAATGTAGAGAACCCTGATCAACTAAAGCAAGTCGGTGAGAATCTGTTTGATGCCGAATTGGCTTTCCGGGCAGGACCGCAAAGTAAATACACCAGTGCATATGAT
The window above is part of the Brevibacillus antibioticus genome. Proteins encoded here:
- the murA gene encoding UDP-N-acetylglucosamine 1-carboxyvinyltransferase, whose protein sequence is MDKIIVRGGKALAGNVKVSGAKNAVLPIIAASILAEEGTCVISDVPGLDDVRTICDLLKSMGISLTYDHEVLTIDASKLTSVEASYELVRKMRASFLVMGPLLARKGQARVALPGGCAIGTRPIDQHLKGFEAMGAKIEIGQGFIEATVEGRLKGAKIYLDIASVGATENIMMAAALAEGTTLIENAAEEPEIVDLANFLNRMGAKIRGAGTGSIRIEGVEKMKGCTHCVIPDRIEAGTFMVAAAITGGDVFVEGAICDHLKSVTAKLREMGVDIEEQENGIRVRRTGPLKAVDLKTLPYPGFPTDMQSQMMALLLVSEGTSIVTETVFENRFMHVEEFRRMNANIKIEGRSAIVEGGSKLTGSKVAATDLRAGAALVLAGLVSEGETEVSALHHIDRGYVNFTEKLLALGADVERVVPEEKAREKAVSETIKVSFSPNFA
- a CDS encoding flagellar hook-basal body protein, whose product is MIRGLYTSASGMLALQNRQESLANNLANINTPGFKQDVGVMRAFPEQLLSRMNDHEGLDVPGIPTMPGQPAIIGRLHTGVYMSEALPNFAQGDIEETRNPYDLALMDNIQPDQNGNERRLFYSVARIEQANLAQPAQQEDIRYTRNGNWSVNSEGYLVTAEGYYVLDSSNQAIRINHDPALGTNVGQNLKINERGEMMQVTIDPITKEEQYTALPTHARLGLAVVTDPQKLVREGTNVFRFEGDIAVEGIDLAEANDQAALAAGTYNTPMVEGRFGTQQGWRERSNVDPSQTMTSMMSVLRAYEANQRVITTIDGTLEKAANEIGRVNG
- a CDS encoding flagellar hook-basal body protein gives rise to the protein MQSLNISTSAMRGIQQALDNTANNLSNIDTIGYKRRVASFSELLTDSMNEQPAADNKNRNSPVGIRIGSGAHLAMTKLDLGQGSLKQTDVPTDVAIEGDGYFLVTRKIKDANNVTVDEESRFTRNGSFKLSFDQDENGYVLHTSSGHILTDDSGTNIVFPEPVKNISISPDGAFSADGMPAPVKIGVWNVENPDQLKQVGENLFDAELAFRAGPQSKYTSAYDNGVTLLQGALESSNVSMTEEMSQLVNIQRAYQLNSRAVGISDQMMGIANQLRSR
- a CDS encoding M23 family metallopeptidase — protein: MEDQKNQPIPFKKASSWKKVLGKKWAFPAIYIGTAAIILAFVMWYQGNVMNTVSKMTSGPDGVAVTTPAAPKTTTPQNEEAVPATSGVQPLAWPVGKGVQYNVGMNYYDEKASKDNQQKALVSFDNTFYPHTGIDLVSTDGKSFDVIAALAGKVVKVVNDPLVGNEIEIEHADKMITVYQSLEGVTVKPGDEVTQGQVIGSAGRNTFEKDAGAHLHFEVRMDNKPVNPEQYLIQAETEVKNQ
- the spoIID gene encoding stage II sporulation protein D, which translates into the protein MKRYLLMWFIALPILLVLMPAALVFWFSPAISPVSQPTVAVSEPAIPAMKESVSSLPVKVYRTEKKAVETLPLETYITGVVAAEMPAEFELEALKAQALAARTYIVRRLKEGKFEDVPSGGQVLDTVQHQVYMDEKQRRERWKDQYEWKNKRIQQAVMATAGVILTYQNQPIDATFFSTSNGFTENSDEYWEKPIPYLKSVASPWDIQSPRYEETVVMSTAELEKNLGVKLTQEASTNGSWYRIESHTTGNRVGTISIGGKEFTGREFREKLNLNSSSFTLDLRGNQVFITTKGYGHGVGMSQWGANGMAKSGKSAEQIVKHFYQGISLQVYSRVIPA
- a CDS encoding rod shape-determining protein, producing MFGKDIGIDLGTANVLVFVKGKGIVLDEPSVVAIDSKTRKVLAVGNEAYRMVGRTPGNIVAIRPLREGVIADFEITEAMLKHFLNKIGGKSMFARPRILICCPTNITSVEQKAIREAAERSGGAREVFIEEEPKVAAVGAGMDIFQPSGNMVVDIGGGTTDVAVLSMGDIVTSSSIKIAGDTFDVAIMRYIKNKYKLLIGERTAEDIKVQIGTVSGGRQDEMDIRGRDMVSGLPQTITIRSTEVQEALAESVSAIVQASKSVLERTPPELSADIIDKGVFLTGGGALLHGIDEILAEELKVPVLVADEPMMCVAKGTGMMLDYLDKMPAHSNKRLFRG
- the spoIIID gene encoding sporulation transcriptional regulator SpoIIID translates to MHDYIKERTIKIGRYIVETRNTVRMIAKEFGVSKSTVHKDLTERLPEINPELANQVKEILEYHKAIRHLRGGEATKIKYKRRSKKVRVEQEESV